The DNA window TACTTCTTAATGTATGGCTCTGGATCTATAACGTTACCCTTAGATTTATGCATAGCCTCCCCCTTCTCATCTAAACCCATACCACTAATCCTAACATACTTGAATGCAGGTTTACCCATCAATTGATATATTCTTAGAACTGAGTAGTATAGCCAAGTCCTAATGATATCATAACCTTGAGGCCTAACAGCATTTGGGAATAGCTTATTGAATAGCTTATCATCACCATACCTTGAAACATATAAGACGCTTATGGAAGAATCAAACCATGTGTCAAGCACCTTCAATTCCCCCTTAAGCCTACCCCTAGGAGCATTACATTTCGGGCATTGCTGAAATGGGGGCTCATCGATCCAAGGCCTATAATACCCTCCAGGCTCTGGCAATAGGATTTCACCACAATTGAGACATCTCCAAATAGGGACTTCAGTGGCATAATATCTATCCTTACTTATAGGCCAATCGGTGGATATGGATTCAATCCAATCCAAGAGCCTCCTCCTATGCTCCTCAGGGTAGAATGTCATGAGTTGAGATATTCTCTTCAAATCCTCCTTGAAATCCAATTGTTTGAGGAAGTATTCCTTGGAATTTATGAATTCAATTGGGGTTTTACATCTCCAACAAACTGGACGTTCATGAATGATATCCTCAACCTTAACTATCAACCCTCTGGAGTGAAGCTCCTCCACAATTTTCATTCTAGCTTCAGCGACACTCAACCCCTTAAGGAAGCCTGAAAGCTCATTCATCCTTCCATCCTTGTCAATTATAATCCTAGGCTCTAAACCCATATCCCTAAAAATCTTGACATCTACACTATCGCCATAGCTACATATCATGGCAAGCCCAGTTCCAAAATCCGGTTTAGCCTCCCCCCTCTCAACTATTGGGACTATTTGACCATAGATTGGGACCACTGCATGGAGACCACGCAACCTCTTATACCTATCATCAAGTGGATTGTATATGACTATGGAGCATGCAGCTAAAAGTTCAGGTCTAGTTGTGGCTATAATTATATCTTCACCGGTTTCATGAACTTTAAATTTAATGTAGTATAGTTTGGCTACATCAGACTTATACTCAAGCTCAGCATCTGCAAGTGTTGTCCTACAACGTGGACACCAATTTACAGGCCTCTCATCCTCATATATGAGTCCACGCTTAAACAATTCAATGAATGTTGCTTGAGTTATACGCCTATAATCTGGACTATCAGTTCCATGAGGCCAATACTCAAAGCTACATCCACCCCTAATTAACCCATCAACCAAAATCTTCTCCACGGAATCAAGCTCAGCCTTACATAATTTCAAGAATTCCAATCTACCGTTAGGTGTTGAGGCAAATTCATGTATGTTTAAATTGAATTTACGCTCCACTTGAACCTCCACTGGAAGACCATTCCTATCAGCGTAGAAGGGGAGTAGAACGTTATACCCTCTCATCCTAAAGTATCTTGCCACCATATCTATCTGCATGTAATGAGCCAAGTTTCCAACATTCCATGGACCTGAAGCATATGGTGGTGGCGTATCGAATACTATTACAGGCCTATCATCACTTGGATCATAATTGAACTTGTATACCCCCTCAGACCACCAAGACTCTATAATCTTAGATTCCTCAGCCCTATCCCAACGCTTCTCAGCTATAATGGGTTTAAACTCTTCACCAATAAGACTCACCAATCAGCAGTAAACTATAGTTTTGGAATGTGAAATAAACTTTTCGCAATCTACATCCTCTTAGGAGCCTCTATACCCAGAATCCCTAAACCATTTCTAAGAACCCTCATAACCGATTTAACGAGCATAACCCTAGCATTCCTCAACCCCTCATCACTACACTTTAAAACTGGAAGATTATCATAGAATAAATTGAAGTCCATGGCTAAATCGTTTAAATATGCGCAGAGGGATTCGAAACTCAATTTTGAAACTGCATCTGAAACAACTTCAGGGAAAATGGCTAAATCCAGAATCAATTTACGCTCCAAAGGATCCACAAGCTTACCAGCATCGTAATTGCTGTAATCCCAATCCACCTTAACCATAATATTATATGCCCTTGCATGGGCATACTGTATGAATGGACCACTATTCTGATTGAAATCCAAAACCCTACTCCAATCAAAAACTATCCTCTTACTTGGCGATACTGAGAGCATGGCATAACGTATAGCACCAACAGCCACAATCCTAGCTATATTCTCAACTTCAGACATATCCAAACCGGGATTCCTCTTCAAAACCTCAACTTTACATCTCTCAACAGCTTCATTGAGCAATCCATCAAGATCCACATATCTACCACGCCTACTGGACATTTTAAATCCAGGTAGATGAACCAACTCATAGGAGTAGTGCAATAGGTTTAGAGCGTAATCCATTAAACCCATACATGCCAATGCAACCCTCAATTGAAGTTGAGCTAGAGACTGCTCATTCCCAATAACATGTATAACCATATCAGCATCCCTAAACTGCCTTATCGTGTAAGCTATATCCCTAGTGGTGTATAGGGTTCTACCATCAGACCTAGTTAAAACGAGTTCTGGAAGCTCATGATGCTCATCAACTTTAAAAAGCTTCTTCAAACCCAAACTTCTACATGCAGATTCCACATCAAATATCCATACACCATCAAACTTCAAGTATCCAGTACCCTTAAGCTTCTCCAAAACCCTACCCACATCCCCACTCCAAACCACATCACTCTCCCAATCCCAGAATTCATGATGAACATTTATCTTTGAAAGAGTCTCCTTAAACCCCTCAATAACCATATTGCAAAGATCGCGTATAACCTTCTTAGCATAATCAGCTCCACGCTCATAATCCAAATCAAGCTTATTTATTGAAGATAATGGGTCAGCATCAGAATTAACGTAATCCAGCAATGCATCAAAGAGTTCAGGATTTCTACCCCTCAACTCATCGGCAATTGAAACCCACTCAGAAAGCTCAGCATTCAACTTTGAAATCTCATCTAGATTTGGATTCTGGGATGATTTCAAAACTGCCAATCTATCCTTCAACCTCCTAATCTCAACTAAGCAATTAGTTATGGCATAAACTAAACCTATGAAGTGATCTGGCTTCAAATTCACTTTAACCCTATCCCTAATACCCATAAACCCATATGCCGCTATTGAAACTTGAAGACCAACATCATCTATGTAGAAGTGAGTCCTAACCTTATGACCAACACCCCTCAAAAGCCTAGCCAAACTATCCCCCAAAATAGCATTCCTACCAGCACCTATATGGAGTGGATGTATGGGATTGGCACTGGTATGCTCCACAACAATCCTAAGAGGCTTATCCACAGGTATGAAGCCATAATTGTAATCTAAAACTTCAATGGATTCAAAAGTTAATGATGCAAGCTTCTGATAATTAACCCTAAAATTCACATATCCACCAGAAGGTTCAACACCACCTATAAGACTATAATTGGATAGATCAATCCCCCTAGATATCTTTAAAGCAAGATCCGTAGGGCTTACGCCCA is part of the Candidatus Methanomethylicota archaeon genome and encodes:
- a CDS encoding valine--tRNA ligase, coding for MSLIGEEFKPIIAEKRWDRAEESKIIESWWSEGVYKFNYDPSDDRPVIVFDTPPPYASGPWNVGNLAHYMQIDMVARYFRMRGYNVLLPFYADRNGLPVEVQVERKFNLNIHEFASTPNGRLEFLKLCKAELDSVEKILVDGLIRGGCSFEYWPHGTDSPDYRRITQATFIELFKRGLIYEDERPVNWCPRCRTTLADAELEYKSDVAKLYYIKFKVHETGEDIIIATTRPELLAACSIVIYNPLDDRYKRLRGLHAVVPIYGQIVPIVERGEAKPDFGTGLAMICSYGDSVDVKIFRDMGLEPRIIIDKDGRMNELSGFLKGLSVAEARMKIVEELHSRGLIVKVEDIIHERPVCWRCKTPIEFINSKEYFLKQLDFKEDLKRISQLMTFYPEEHRRRLLDWIESISTDWPISKDRYYATEVPIWRCLNCGEILLPEPGGYYRPWIDEPPFQQCPKCNAPRGRLKGELKVLDTWFDSSISVLYVSRYGDDKLFNKLFPNAVRPQGYDIIRTWLYYSVLRIYQLMGKPAFKYVRISGMGLDEKGEAMHKSKGNVIDPEPYIKKYGVDAFRFWAASASKLGSDYRFSEQLIKTGSLFVTKLWNISRFISSFPRPNSSEIELRPLDKAMLSSLNMLLDKCISAYNSMDVYTPANEVYNFTWNIFASHYIEAVKSRAYNFNGKYPAEQQRASWYVLHEVLSNILKLLAPIMPIITDSIWRRLYSKRSIHVERIIDPRSDWNYPSKPLELLMNANSKIWNLKKSLGLSLSSPLKVEVKFSKDYADIIDELRDLHKLENYRLLESHGETIEFHY
- a CDS encoding arginine--tRNA ligase, translated to MVEYNPFGKFRFECADAISKVLSGIGVSVSNIFLERPPSGISAEMAFPTFPLAKSLGVSPTDLALKISRGIDLSNYSLIGGVEPSGGYVNFRVNYQKLASLTFESIEVLDYNYGFIPVDKPLRIVVEHTSANPIHPLHIGAGRNAILGDSLARLLRGVGHKVRTHFYIDDVGLQVSIAAYGFMGIRDRVKVNLKPDHFIGLVYAITNCLVEIRRLKDRLAVLKSSQNPNLDEISKLNAELSEWVSIADELRGRNPELFDALLDYVNSDADPLSSINKLDLDYERGADYAKKVIRDLCNMVIEGFKETLSKINVHHEFWDWESDVVWSGDVGRVLEKLKGTGYLKFDGVWIFDVESACRSLGLKKLFKVDEHHELPELVLTRSDGRTLYTTRDIAYTIRQFRDADMVIHVIGNEQSLAQLQLRVALACMGLMDYALNLLHYSYELVHLPGFKMSSRRGRYVDLDGLLNEAVERCKVEVLKRNPGLDMSEVENIARIVAVGAIRYAMLSVSPSKRIVFDWSRVLDFNQNSGPFIQYAHARAYNIMVKVDWDYSNYDAGKLVDPLERKLILDLAIFPEVVSDAVSKLSFESLCAYLNDLAMDFNLFYDNLPVLKCSDEGLRNARVMLVKSVMRVLRNGLGILGIEAPKRM